Proteins from a single region of Elusimicrobiaceae bacterium:
- a CDS encoding MFS transporter — MRLPHVLRALKHRNYRIFMGGQAVSLTGTWMQQLALSWLIYRMTGSAFLLGAVGFIGQLPTFILAPIAGVMADRYDKRKILLQVQTVAMLHAFLLAALVLSGTIQVWHIMCLGMVLGLVNAFDMPVRQAYVVEMLGGKQDLSNAIALNSSIVNVTRIIGPALAGVIVAKFGEGLCFLFNGISFIAVLWSLRALDTVPPERKHATKKVLSELREGLRYLTATPPLLHIILLLGAISLFGMSFQVLLPVYVKEVLGTGPRTLGLLMGAMGAGSLVAAAGFAAQKSTANFMALIPGAAAVFGTSLAAIAVAGSCHSALLIIPITGMAMMTQIAASNTTLQTISQDHMRGRVMAFYSMSFLGLAPFGSLYAGTMAQKIGVKYTLLIGGLICLAAGRIFKNRINALEKAGRLSPLPEKLPPGNKLAEYPPEDPQEPAL; from the coding sequence ATGCGTTTGCCACACGTTCTGCGCGCGCTCAAACACCGCAACTACAGAATTTTCATGGGCGGACAGGCCGTTTCGCTCACCGGCACCTGGATGCAGCAGCTGGCGCTGAGCTGGCTGATTTACCGCATGACGGGTTCGGCATTCCTGCTGGGCGCGGTCGGGTTCATAGGGCAGCTGCCCACGTTCATACTCGCGCCGATAGCCGGCGTCATGGCCGACCGCTACGACAAGCGCAAAATCCTCCTGCAAGTGCAGACGGTCGCCATGCTCCACGCGTTCCTGCTGGCCGCGCTGGTGTTAAGCGGCACGATACAGGTGTGGCACATTATGTGTCTGGGCATGGTGCTGGGGCTGGTAAACGCGTTTGATATGCCGGTACGCCAGGCTTACGTTGTGGAAATGCTGGGCGGCAAGCAGGATTTGAGCAACGCGATCGCGCTGAACTCGTCAATAGTGAATGTGACGCGCATCATCGGGCCGGCGCTGGCGGGCGTTATTGTGGCGAAATTCGGCGAAGGTCTGTGTTTTCTTTTTAACGGAATAAGCTTTATCGCGGTCTTATGGTCGCTAAGAGCGCTTGACACCGTGCCGCCGGAGCGGAAACACGCGACAAAGAAAGTCCTGTCGGAACTGCGGGAGGGTCTGCGTTACCTGACCGCCACGCCGCCGCTCCTGCATATAATCCTGCTGCTGGGCGCAATAAGCCTGTTCGGCATGTCGTTTCAGGTACTGCTGCCGGTTTATGTGAAAGAAGTGCTTGGCACCGGCCCGCGCACGCTGGGCCTGCTGATGGGCGCGATGGGCGCGGGTTCGCTTGTCGCGGCGGCGGGTTTCGCGGCGCAAAAAAGCACCGCAAACTTCATGGCGCTTATTCCCGGCGCGGCGGCGGTGTTCGGCACAAGTCTGGCGGCTATAGCGGTGGCGGGTTCCTGCCACTCGGCGCTTCTGATAATACCGATAACGGGCATGGCCATGATGACGCAGATTGCCGCCAGCAACACCACCCTGCAGACAATCTCGCAGGATCACATGCGCGGGCGCGTGATGGCGTTTTACAGCATGTCGTTTCTGGGGCTTGCGCCGTTCGGCAGCCTTTATGCGGGCACGATGGCGCAGAAAATAGGCGTGAAATACACGCTGCTGATTGGCGGACTGATCTGTCTGGCGGCGGGCAGGATTTTCAAAAACCGGATAAACGCGCTTGAAAAAGCGGGCCGGCTCTCGCCGCTGCCGGAAAAACTCCCGCCGGGTAACAAACTGGCGGAGTACCCGCCGGAAGACCCGCAGGAACCCGCGCTCTAG
- a CDS encoding gamma carbonic anhydrase family protein, whose protein sequence is MIYELAGVKPDISEKAYIHETSVIIGRVKIAESASVWPCAALRGDVAGITIGKGSSVQDNCTVHVDLDADTAIGEYVTVGHGAVVHGSKIGDRCLIGMGAVVMESEIGEDCLIAAGAVITPGNRIPPRSLVRGVPGKVMRELRPDELTGLVRAAQAYLKLGAEFTGSCKRID, encoded by the coding sequence ATGATTTACGAACTGGCGGGCGTAAAACCCGACATCTCGGAAAAGGCGTACATACATGAAACCTCCGTCATAATAGGGCGGGTTAAAATAGCCGAATCGGCTTCCGTATGGCCGTGCGCCGCTCTGCGCGGCGACGTGGCCGGCATCACCATAGGCAAAGGCTCCAGCGTGCAGGATAACTGCACCGTCCATGTGGATCTTGATGCCGACACCGCCATAGGAGAATACGTTACCGTCGGGCACGGCGCGGTGGTGCACGGCTCGAAAATCGGTGACCGCTGCCTTATCGGCATGGGCGCGGTGGTGATGGAAAGCGAAATCGGGGAGGATTGTCTTATCGCGGCCGGGGCAGTCATCACGCCCGGCAACCGGATTCCGCCCCGCAGTCTGGTGCGCGGGGTGCCCGGCAAGGTCATGCGCGAACTGCGGCCGGACGAATTGACCGGACTGGTGCGCGCCGCGCAGGCGTATCTGAAACTGGGCGCGGAATTTACCGGCTCCTGCAAAAGGATAGACTGA
- the lptC gene encoding LPS export ABC transporter periplasmic protein LptC yields MRKLLFIAPVLLCAGCMDTSGGSSSGTLTQEIRGLKMYEFRSGRTEWMVTAKRALLDDATESAELLSPEVEIRKNGKLSAHIKSDKGSMDIAKKIVTLLENVNGVSEKEKVSLKTSRLDFDIPGDRIWTDSPITLVQSGVKIRGQGFSARSDLAEIEIKKQETSLPEGINPADIAKK; encoded by the coding sequence ATGCGTAAACTGCTTTTTATTGCGCCGGTTCTGCTGTGCGCGGGCTGCATGGACACGTCCGGCGGCAGCTCGTCCGGCACGCTGACGCAGGAGATACGGGGCCTTAAAATGTATGAGTTCCGGTCTGGCCGGACCGAATGGATGGTTACCGCGAAACGGGCGCTGCTTGATGACGCGACCGAATCGGCGGAACTGCTGTCGCCCGAAGTGGAAATCCGCAAGAACGGCAAACTGTCGGCGCACATCAAATCAGACAAAGGCAGTATGGATATCGCAAAAAAGATAGTCACGCTGCTGGAAAACGTCAACGGCGTTTCCGAAAAGGAAAAAGTGTCGCTGAAAACCAGCCGGCTGGATTTCGACATCCCCGGCGACCGGATCTGGACAGACAGTCCCATCACCCTTGTTCAGAGCGGCGTGAAAATCCGGGGGCAGGGCTTTTCCGCCCGATCGGATCTAGCGGAAATAGAAATCAAGAAACAGGAAACCAGCCTGCCTGAAGGCATCAACCCGGCGGATATCGCAAAAAAATGA
- the lptB gene encoding LPS export ABC transporter ATP-binding protein, whose amino-acid sequence MELRSENIEKVYRHRRVVKGVSIRVNSGEIVGLLGPNGAGKTTSFYMMVGFVKPDGGKILIDGKDVTALPMHERARLGLGYLAQEPTIFRGLSVEENLLAVLERILKSRYEQLRKVKTLLDEFGLWGLRKQKAWTLSGGEKRRLEVARAMINEPKIILLDEPFVGIDPITVSDLRKTLFKLRDKGIGVLITDHNVRETLTLTERAYMIHDGTILIDGKQDDLLNNEQARKLYLGEDFKM is encoded by the coding sequence ATGGAACTACGGTCAGAGAACATTGAAAAAGTTTACCGCCACCGCCGCGTGGTGAAAGGCGTAAGCATCCGCGTAAATTCCGGCGAGATTGTGGGCCTGCTCGGCCCCAACGGCGCGGGCAAGACAACCAGTTTTTACATGATGGTCGGTTTTGTAAAACCGGACGGGGGCAAAATCCTCATTGACGGCAAAGACGTGACCGCGCTGCCCATGCACGAACGCGCGCGGCTGGGGCTTGGGTATCTGGCGCAGGAGCCGACTATTTTCAGGGGCCTGAGCGTGGAGGAGAATCTGCTGGCGGTGCTGGAACGCATTTTAAAATCGCGCTATGAGCAGCTGCGAAAAGTGAAAACCCTGCTCGACGAGTTCGGGCTGTGGGGCCTTCGCAAGCAGAAAGCGTGGACGCTTTCAGGCGGCGAGAAACGCCGGCTGGAAGTGGCGCGCGCGATGATCAACGAACCAAAAATAATCCTGCTTGACGAGCCGTTTGTCGGCATTGACCCGATTACCGTAAGCGACCTGCGCAAAACCCTTTTCAAACTGCGCGACAAAGGCATCGGCGTGCTGATAACCGACCATAACGTGCGCGAAACGCTGACCCTTACCGAGCGGGCCTACATGATCCACGACGGCACCATCCTCATTGACGGCAAGCAGGACGATCTCCTGAACAACGAACAGGCCCGCAAGCTGTACCTTGGCGAAGACTTTAAAATGTAA
- a CDS encoding LptA/OstA family protein gives MNKLPRFKTMLCLSVVMAGQCFLCAAGEPAGRKKTPPGIEKPSFPPVLGGVVKSDYWKMYRTKGVEVFKGSVSYTNPDYRLKADYAEVDRASGLVRASGGVNGERFWPNGNTSLAKAARTLYSMRDEKAQLWPAAGEKVSLTHNDVKKGTLKTFSDTVIFNGKTQTFLLTGDAEIEGNGITTLSKNALYDYSSDTFELYGNPVIWGSYKTYDFAITGSSASASNFYENIKFEGDISGWLRTSTEVYREYGTTVREH, from the coding sequence ATGAATAAGCTCCCGCGTTTTAAAACCATGCTGTGCCTGTCTGTCGTGATGGCGGGTCAGTGCTTTTTATGCGCGGCGGGCGAACCGGCCGGCAGAAAAAAGACGCCTCCGGGAATCGAAAAACCGAGCTTCCCGCCGGTTCTGGGCGGGGTTGTGAAAAGCGACTACTGGAAAATGTACCGGACAAAAGGCGTGGAAGTCTTTAAAGGCAGCGTAAGCTACACCAACCCGGATTACCGGTTGAAAGCCGATTACGCGGAAGTGGACCGGGCCAGCGGGCTGGTTCGCGCCAGCGGCGGCGTAAACGGCGAGCGGTTCTGGCCCAACGGCAACACCTCGCTGGCGAAAGCCGCCCGGACACTGTACAGCATGCGCGACGAAAAGGCGCAGCTGTGGCCCGCCGCAGGGGAGAAGGTTTCGCTCACCCATAACGACGTGAAAAAAGGAACGCTTAAAACGTTTTCCGACACCGTGATTTTCAACGGCAAAACCCAAACTTTTCTGCTGACAGGCGACGCCGAGATTGAAGGCAACGGCATCACCACGCTGAGCAAAAACGCGCTGTACGACTACTCCAGCGACACCTTCGAGCTGTACGGCAACCCGGTAATATGGGGCAGCTACAAAACCTACGATTTCGCCATAACCGGATCCAGCGCGTCGGCCAGCAATTTCTACGAAAACATAAAATTCGAAGGCGACATAAGCGGCTGGCTGCGCACGTCCACCGAGGTATACAGAGAATATGGAACTACGGTCAGAGAACATTGA
- a CDS encoding KpsF/GutQ family sugar-phosphate isomerase, producing MTGSERRDQILRIARRVMEIEGQAVLSLSKRLDESFVKAAELILECHGRAAVIGIGKSGLIARKIAATLASTGTPAVFVHPVECLHGDLGMLAKGDVIIVLSYSGETSEVVELVPALKELGLKTIAVTGNRASSLARLADIAIAATVKREACPINSAPTASTTAMLAVGDALAITLMKLKNFGKTDFARLHPGGSLGRILTLKVADLIKNGLPNPVIRDNETVRAALLVMTQARTGAVMAVDAKGRLSGFFTDGDLRRWLQKEQDLLEKPLNAVMTHNPVTVTPATMAADAAEILRSKGDNIPVVDGRCRPLALLDERDVLAVIPMKDNDA from the coding sequence ATGACCGGATCCGAACGCCGGGACCAGATCCTGCGGATCGCGCGCAGAGTCATGGAAATCGAGGGACAGGCTGTTTTGAGTCTTTCAAAACGGCTGGATGAGTCGTTTGTAAAAGCGGCGGAACTGATTCTGGAGTGTCACGGCAGGGCTGCGGTCATCGGCATCGGCAAAAGCGGGCTGATCGCGCGCAAAATTGCCGCCACGCTGGCCTCCACCGGCACGCCTGCCGTGTTCGTGCACCCGGTCGAGTGCCTGCACGGCGATCTGGGCATGCTGGCGAAAGGCGATGTGATTATCGTGCTGTCGTATTCGGGCGAGACCTCGGAGGTTGTGGAACTGGTGCCCGCGCTGAAGGAACTGGGCCTGAAAACCATAGCCGTCACCGGCAACCGCGCTTCCTCGCTCGCCCGCCTGGCGGACATCGCAATTGCAGCCACGGTGAAACGGGAAGCCTGCCCCATCAATTCCGCGCCGACCGCGTCAACAACCGCCATGCTGGCTGTCGGCGACGCGCTGGCGATAACCCTGATGAAGCTTAAAAACTTCGGGAAAACCGATTTTGCGCGCCTGCATCCCGGCGGCTCGCTGGGCAGGATTCTGACCCTGAAAGTGGCCGATCTAATAAAAAACGGCCTTCCAAACCCCGTGATCCGCGACAATGAAACCGTGCGCGCCGCGCTTCTGGTCATGACACAGGCCCGCACCGGCGCGGTAATGGCGGTGGACGCAAAAGGCAGGCTGTCGGGCTTTTTTACCGACGGCGATCTGCGCCGCTGGCTCCAGAAAGAACAGGATTTGCTGGAAAAACCGCTGAATGCGGTCATGACTCACAACCCGGTTACAGTGACACCCGCCACCATGGCCGCCGACGCGGCGGAGATACTGCGCTCAAAAGGCGACAACATACCGGTGGTGGACGGCAGATGCCGGCCGCTCGCGCTTCTGGACGAGCGGGACGTGCTGGCAGTCATCCCGATGAAAGATAATGATGCGTAA
- the uvrA gene encoding excinuclease ABC subunit UvrA has protein sequence MDNIIIRGARQHNLKNISLSIPRDRMTVITGLSGSGKSSLAFDTIYAEGQRRYVESLSAYARQFLGLMEKPDVDHIEGLSPAISIEQRNPSRNPRSTVATVTEIYDYFRLLFARAGRPQCPKCGRAIETWSAQGIVQDILARFAGRAVYIFAPVIRGRKGSYEEVFSKYRKAGFIKARVDGVICELASPPVLARYKKHDIELLVDDLAVEPADRERLADSVEAAVRHCGGLVMIEARAGGKKAASATYSESSACAHCGISFPELEPRLFSFNSPHGACPACTGLGVKMEAAEDLVIPDPGLSIDEGALAAWASPVTTRTHRWTSSWSSYYMEILKDVCEREHIPTDVPWNKLSKTERGIILYGGGQYRVSWASKDKNFEGVIGNLRRRYEETESEFVREEIFSRFMRETTCAVCGGARLKPEALSVLVGGKNIAEVTALSVDDCLGFFKTLRLDDRELLIARQILKEINARIGFLANVGLNYLTLDRRSESLSGGEAQRIHLATQIGSGLTGVLYVLDEPTIGLHSRDNRRLLDTLKTLRDSGNTLVIVEHDEETIREADHIVDLGPGAGEYGGEIIAEGSLEKILKSKKSLTAAYLNGACKIPVPAFVRPGHGRALRIRGARQFNLKNIDVEIPLGKLVCVTGVSGSGKSTLVHEILYKALARELNGAKDIAGKHDTISGMDKINKVIIVDQSPIGRTPRSNPATYTGVFTEIRQLFAKLPEARRRGFEAGRFSFNVKGGRCEKCQGDGIIKIQMQFLPDIYVKCEECGGRRFNEDTLSVKYKGHSISDVLEMSVSRALEIMSPLPRIAGVLKTLEDVGLGYIKLGQSATTLSGGEAQRVKLATELSRRATGRTLYILDEPTTGLHFADIDKLLGVLHRLADAGNTVLIIEHNLDVIKTADHIIDMGPEGGDKGGFIVATGTPREVAGVKRSYTGQYLKEIFADEKVA, from the coding sequence ATGGACAACATCATAATTCGTGGAGCACGCCAGCATAATCTCAAAAACATCTCGCTGAGCATTCCGCGTGACAGGATGACGGTCATTACCGGGCTGTCGGGCTCAGGCAAGAGCAGTCTGGCGTTCGATACCATTTATGCCGAGGGCCAGCGCCGGTATGTCGAAAGCCTGTCGGCTTATGCGCGGCAGTTTCTGGGGCTGATGGAAAAGCCGGATGTGGATCATATCGAGGGGCTGTCGCCCGCGATTTCCATAGAGCAGCGCAACCCTTCCCGCAATCCGCGGTCCACCGTCGCCACGGTTACGGAAATTTACGATTATTTCCGCCTGCTTTTCGCGCGGGCGGGCCGCCCGCAATGCCCGAAATGCGGCCGCGCCATAGAAACGTGGTCGGCGCAGGGCATTGTGCAGGATATCCTTGCGCGGTTTGCCGGCCGCGCCGTTTATATTTTCGCGCCGGTCATACGCGGACGCAAAGGGTCTTATGAAGAGGTTTTTTCGAAATACAGGAAGGCGGGTTTCATAAAAGCGCGAGTTGACGGCGTTATCTGCGAGCTTGCCTCGCCGCCCGTTCTGGCGCGCTACAAAAAACATGACATTGAGCTTCTTGTTGACGACCTGGCGGTAGAACCCGCCGACCGGGAACGTCTCGCCGATTCCGTGGAGGCGGCTGTCCGCCATTGCGGCGGGCTGGTCATGATTGAAGCGCGCGCCGGCGGCAAAAAGGCCGCCTCGGCCACTTACAGCGAAAGCAGCGCCTGCGCGCATTGCGGCATAAGCTTCCCGGAACTGGAACCGCGCCTGTTTTCGTTTAATTCGCCGCACGGAGCGTGCCCGGCCTGCACCGGGCTGGGCGTAAAGATGGAAGCGGCGGAAGATCTTGTGATCCCCGATCCGGGCCTTTCCATTGACGAAGGCGCGCTCGCCGCCTGGGCCAGCCCGGTAACCACCAGAACCCACCGCTGGACTTCGTCGTGGTCCTCTTACTATATGGAGATTTTGAAGGATGTCTGCGAGCGCGAACATATCCCGACCGACGTGCCGTGGAACAAGCTGTCGAAAACCGAACGCGGCATCATCCTTTACGGCGGGGGGCAGTACCGGGTGTCATGGGCCAGCAAGGATAAGAACTTCGAGGGGGTCATAGGCAATCTGCGCCGGCGGTACGAGGAAACGGAGTCGGAGTTCGTGCGCGAGGAAATTTTCAGCCGGTTCATGCGCGAAACCACCTGCGCCGTCTGCGGCGGAGCGCGGCTGAAGCCGGAAGCCCTGTCGGTTCTGGTCGGGGGAAAAAATATCGCCGAAGTGACCGCGCTGTCGGTTGACGACTGTCTGGGGTTTTTCAAAACGCTCAGGCTGGATGACAGGGAACTGCTGATCGCGCGCCAGATTCTCAAGGAAATAAACGCGCGGATCGGTTTTCTGGCCAACGTGGGGCTTAACTATCTGACACTGGACCGCAGGTCGGAAAGCCTGTCCGGCGGCGAGGCGCAGCGCATCCATCTGGCCACCCAGATCGGCTCCGGGCTTACGGGCGTGCTGTATGTGCTTGATGAGCCGACCATAGGGCTTCACTCTCGCGACAACCGCCGTTTGCTGGACACCCTTAAAACCCTGCGCGACAGCGGCAACACTCTCGTGATCGTGGAGCATGACGAGGAAACCATCCGCGAGGCCGATCACATAGTTGATCTCGGGCCGGGCGCCGGCGAATACGGCGGCGAAATCATCGCCGAAGGTTCGCTTGAGAAAATTCTTAAAAGCAAAAAATCGCTTACGGCCGCCTATCTGAACGGCGCCTGTAAAATACCCGTTCCGGCTTTCGTCAGGCCGGGACACGGGCGCGCGCTCAGGATACGCGGCGCCCGGCAGTTCAATCTGAAAAACATAGACGTGGAAATTCCGCTCGGCAAGCTGGTGTGCGTGACCGGCGTGTCCGGCTCCGGCAAAAGCACGCTTGTGCATGAGATTTTGTACAAAGCGCTCGCTCGCGAGCTTAACGGCGCCAAGGATATTGCCGGCAAGCATGACACTATATCCGGGATGGACAAAATCAACAAGGTGATTATCGTTGATCAGTCGCCGATCGGGCGGACTCCCCGGTCGAATCCGGCCACCTATACCGGCGTTTTCACCGAAATCCGCCAGCTGTTCGCCAAACTGCCGGAGGCGCGCCGCCGGGGGTTTGAGGCGGGCCGGTTTTCGTTCAATGTCAAAGGCGGCCGGTGCGAAAAGTGCCAGGGCGACGGCATCATAAAAATCCAGATGCAGTTTCTGCCGGATATTTATGTAAAATGCGAGGAATGCGGCGGGAGGCGGTTTAACGAAGACACGCTGAGCGTGAAGTATAAAGGCCACAGCATTTCCGACGTGCTGGAAATGAGCGTCAGCCGCGCGCTGGAAATCATGAGTCCGCTTCCCAGGATCGCGGGCGTGCTTAAAACGCTTGAGGATGTGGGGCTGGGTTACATAAAACTGGGCCAGAGCGCGACTACGCTGTCCGGCGGCGAGGCCCAGCGCGTGAAACTGGCCACCGAGCTGAGCCGCCGCGCCACGGGCCGCACGCTGTATATTCTGGACGAGCCGACCACCGGCCTGCATTTCGCCGACATTGACAAGCTGCTTGGCGTTCTGCACCGGCTGGCGGACGCGGGCAACACCGTGCTTATCATCGAGCATAATCTTGACGTGATCAAAACCGCCGACCATATTATTGATATGGGCCCGGAAGGCGGCGACAAGGGCGGTTTTATAGTGGCAACCGGCACGCCGCGCGAAGTGGCCGGGGTGAAGCGGTCCTATACCGGGCAGTATTTAAAGGAAATTTTCGCCGATGAAAAAGTTGCTTAA
- a CDS encoding response regulator produces MTDSRKKIVLIEDSKELAVALAGVLRLKGHEVLLAKDGITGVETVRREKPDLVLLDLMLPKLSGYEVCRQLKTDNATWKIPVVIMSTLSKPEQVDRAKQAGADHFIAKPYDLDSIIDEILKFL; encoded by the coding sequence ATGACTGACTCTCGCAAAAAAATCGTTCTGATTGAAGACTCCAAGGAACTGGCGGTCGCGCTGGCAGGCGTACTGCGGCTTAAGGGCCATGAAGTGCTGCTCGCCAAAGACGGAATAACCGGCGTTGAAACTGTCCGCCGGGAAAAACCGGATCTTGTCCTGCTGGACCTGATGCTGCCCAAGCTGAGCGGCTATGAAGTCTGCCGCCAGCTGAAAACCGATAACGCCACATGGAAAATACCCGTGGTGATCATGTCCACCCTTTCCAAGCCGGAACAGGTGGACCGCGCCAAACAGGCCGGGGCCGATCATTTCATCGCAAAGCCCTACGACCTCGACAGCATAATTGACGAGATTCTGAAATTTCTATAG
- a CDS encoding lysylphosphatidylglycerol synthase transmembrane domain-containing protein translates to MRKFEIVLLAAGAVMLAVILRQMDFGLVRASISAVGAGFALVFFQEIVAFLLNTLGWKFSFTPEMDRRVKFSTMLKIRVAGDGVNYLTPSATLAGEWSRAIMLGGEHALSERLSSVALAKITQALAMVITSLAGIVWALRRGLDMQGLSGMIKGGGWLLAGIIGLIVVMEIRGGAMKKKEPQTEAEPERKKTVWEHLKSVDREIAVFVREYPGRFAVSTFFFLLAYLWGAVEAYMICLFLGVPVSPETAMLIELLSVFMDGIFFAVPGKAGTQEATKTAIFAVLGMKPALGFSFAIVRHLREILWAVIGFYLYYRHTSLGAKRG, encoded by the coding sequence ATGCGTAAATTTGAAATTGTACTGCTGGCCGCCGGCGCGGTGATGCTGGCGGTTATTTTGCGGCAGATGGATTTCGGGCTGGTGCGCGCTTCGATAAGTGCTGTCGGTGCGGGTTTTGCGCTGGTTTTCTTTCAGGAAATAGTCGCGTTTCTGCTAAACACGCTAGGCTGGAAATTTTCATTCACGCCGGAGATGGATCGCCGGGTGAAATTTTCCACCATGTTAAAAATTCGCGTTGCGGGCGACGGAGTGAATTATCTCACTCCGTCGGCCACGCTGGCGGGCGAATGGTCGCGCGCGATCATGCTGGGGGGGGAACACGCGCTGTCGGAGCGGTTGTCATCCGTTGCGCTCGCTAAAATCACGCAGGCGCTGGCTATGGTCATTACGTCGCTGGCGGGGATTGTGTGGGCTTTGCGCCGGGGGCTGGACATGCAGGGCCTGAGCGGCATGATAAAAGGCGGCGGCTGGCTTCTGGCGGGCATTATAGGCCTGATAGTGGTTATGGAAATCCGCGGCGGGGCCATGAAAAAGAAAGAACCGCAGACGGAGGCGGAACCGGAGCGTAAAAAAACCGTCTGGGAACATCTTAAAAGCGTGGATCGTGAAATTGCCGTGTTCGTGCGCGAGTATCCGGGCCGGTTCGCCGTTTCCACCTTCTTTTTCCTGCTCGCTTATTTATGGGGCGCGGTGGAAGCGTATATGATCTGTCTGTTTCTGGGTGTTCCGGTCAGCCCGGAAACCGCGATGCTTATAGAACTGCTTTCAGTGTTTATGGACGGTATTTTCTTTGCCGTGCCCGGCAAGGCCGGCACGCAGGAAGCCACTAAAACCGCTATTTTCGCGGTGCTCGGCATGAAGCCTGCGCTGGGTTTTTCGTTCGCGATAGTGCGTCATCTGCGGGAAATCCTGTGGGCTGTGATCGGGTTCTATCTGTATTACCGGCATACTTCACTGGGCGCAAAGCGGGGCTAG
- a CDS encoding lysylphosphatidylglycerol synthase transmembrane domain-containing protein has product MNTKKLVPVVLSILATFTVVAYLVCDGYNDFVKVLADVRPKYLLWAMLASAGTYVFVGLSLWEVLRLLGYRIQLGAVISIAFVSTTINYVVSSMGVSGFALRAHLLRKRGVPFAQSVTTSVVISVLMYFILAVIIMMGTVLLLIKSGGSKHEMVEGVAGALMLLGICFGFAKAFFDHEFRYKWIRALWHGLNHIIYFFSGPLIPKESFISFETQLEEGILMIHSKKSKFTVAILCICGDWVFSILVLYMGFLAVGIKMPVGSLVAGFALGMVTTLIPVLPSGLGAMELTMSAIYANMGIDWNEAFVACLIFRVAYYVVPSFLSIFIYWGLKLSEPLDLAEEKEAELNIIKGAAK; this is encoded by the coding sequence ATGAACACAAAAAAGCTTGTTCCCGTCGTTCTGAGCATTCTGGCGACTTTCACGGTCGTGGCGTATCTCGTATGCGACGGATACAATGATTTCGTCAAAGTGCTCGCGGACGTGCGCCCGAAGTACCTGCTGTGGGCCATGCTGGCCTCGGCGGGCACTTATGTGTTCGTGGGGCTGTCGCTGTGGGAAGTGCTGCGGCTGCTGGGCTACCGCATCCAGCTGGGCGCGGTGATAAGCATAGCCTTTGTGTCCACCACGATAAACTATGTGGTTTCCTCGATGGGAGTCAGCGGGTTCGCGCTCCGGGCGCACCTGCTCCGGAAACGCGGCGTGCCGTTCGCGCAGAGCGTCACCACCAGCGTGGTGATAAGCGTGCTGATGTATTTCATTCTGGCGGTCATCATCATGATGGGCACGGTGCTGCTGCTGATCAAATCGGGCGGATCCAAACATGAAATGGTGGAGGGTGTGGCGGGCGCGCTCATGCTGCTGGGAATATGCTTCGGGTTCGCAAAAGCGTTTTTCGACCATGAGTTCCGCTATAAATGGATCCGCGCGCTCTGGCACGGGCTGAACCATATAATATATTTCTTCTCCGGCCCGCTCATACCGAAGGAAAGTTTCATTTCCTTTGAAACCCAGCTGGAGGAGGGTATCCTGATGATACACTCCAAAAAATCAAAGTTCACCGTCGCGATCCTCTGCATCTGCGGCGACTGGGTTTTTTCGATACTGGTGCTTTACATGGGGTTTCTGGCGGTCGGAATAAAAATGCCGGTCGGCAGTCTGGTGGCGGGTTTCGCGCTCGGAATGGTGACCACGCTTATTCCGGTGCTGCCGAGCGGGCTGGGCGCGATGGAACTGACGATGTCGGCCATTTACGCCAATATGGGAATAGACTGGAACGAGGCGTTTGTGGCCTGCCTTATTTTCCGCGTGGCGTATTATGTGGTGCCGTCGTTTTTAAGCATTTTCATTTACTGGGGGCTGAAACTCTCGGAGCCGCTTGATCTGGCCGAAGAAAAAGAAGCGGAGCTAAACATCATCAAAGGAGCAGCCAAATGA